A part of Campylobacter magnus genomic DNA contains:
- the napG gene encoding ferredoxin-type protein NapG yields MQRREAFKTGFSLLALVAGGVAVGTQYASATQLPRLRPPGALSEDAFLTKCIRCGLCVSACPFDTLRLAQFRDNGVGIGTPFFEPRKIPCYMCTDIPCTEACPTDALDKKALSEQGSYDINKARMGIAVVDELNCVAYLGVQCDACYRACPLIDKAIVIDARHNDRTGKHAMLLPKVDPAYCTGCGKCEHACITKKAAITVVPRELVVGELNDNYVVGWQEGGDAKLKDADTNIKMDLKKSIKALDKGVEL; encoded by the coding sequence ATGCAAAGAAGAGAAGCTTTTAAAACCGGTTTTTCGCTCCTTGCTCTAGTAGCAGGTGGCGTGGCTGTAGGCACTCAATATGCTAGTGCTACGCAGCTACCACGCCTGCGCCCACCTGGGGCATTGAGCGAAGATGCATTTCTTACAAAATGCATTCGCTGTGGACTGTGCGTAAGTGCCTGTCCCTTTGATACCTTGCGTTTAGCCCAGTTTAGAGATAATGGCGTAGGTATAGGCACTCCGTTTTTTGAGCCACGCAAAATTCCTTGCTATATGTGTACTGATATACCATGTACCGAGGCCTGTCCTACTGATGCTTTGGATAAAAAGGCTCTTAGCGAACAAGGCAGCTATGATATAAATAAAGCCCGAATGGGTATAGCTGTGGTTGATGAGCTAAACTGCGTTGCTTATCTTGGTGTTCAGTGCGATGCTTGTTACCGTGCTTGTCCTTTAATAGACAAGGCTATAGTAATAGACGCAAGGCACAATGATCGCACTGGCAAGCACGCAATGCTACTGCCAAAAGTAGATCCTGCCTATTGTACAGGTTGTGGTAAATGCGAGCATGCTTGTATCACCAAAAAAGCAGCCATTACAGTAGTGCCAAGAGAGCTTGTCGTTGGTGAGCTAAATGATAACTATGTAGTAGGCTGGCAAGAAGGTGGCGATGCTAAGCTAAAAGATGCCGATACAAACATAAAAATGGATCTTAAAAAAAGCATAAAAGCACTAGATAAAGGAGTCGAGCTATGA
- a CDS encoding chaperone NapD — protein MNLSSLVITLQSNTDIASISEQISKYASIEVSQGDKIVAVIESDDTDGQIKAYRALERIDGIANVAMIYSYEDPADVDALGTRSMDEIMDKLEKTPTEKIKYSGHVNV, from the coding sequence ATGAATCTCTCAAGCCTTGTAATCACGCTACAATCAAACACTGATATAGCAAGCATTAGCGAGCAAATTAGCAAATACGCTAGCATAGAAGTAAGCCAGGGCGATAAAATCGTAGCTGTAATAGAAAGCGATGACACTGACGGACAAATAAAAGCATATCGCGCCTTAGAGCGCATAGATGGCATAGCGAATGTAGCAATGATATATAGCTATGAAGACCCAGCCGATGTAGATGCCCTTGGTACTAGAAGCATGGATGAGATAATGGACAAACTAGAAAAAACCCCGACTGAAAAGATCAAATACAGCGGGCATGTAAATGTCTAG
- the napA gene encoding nitrate reductase catalytic subunit NapA: protein MDRREFIKSSAVAAACGAAGIASPASAAKNAEAGWRWDKAVCRFCGTGCGIMVATKDGKIVASKGDPLAPVNRGLNCIKGYFNAKIMYGEDRITKPLLRVNAKGEFDKKGKFQEVSWQRAFDEMEKQLRKTYKELGPTGIGVFGSGQYTIQEGYAAVKLIKGGFRSNNIDPNARHCMASAVVGFMQTFGIDEPSGCYDDIELTDTIVTWGANMAEMHPILWSRVSDAKLNNPDRVKVVNLSTYSNRTSNIADFEIIFRPQTDLLIWNYIAHEILYNKPEAMDEEFVKNHCTFTTGPVDIGYGMRNNPNHPKFADSEKDTVAKELKTIISKAEAVTLGFKGVKEGDVMENKNASKPDAHWQIGFKDFKKGLEPYTLDFVAPIVKGDDNEDLGEFKKKLQALADLYLEKARKVVSFWTMGFNQHQRGTWVNEQAYMVHFLLGKQSMPGNGAFSLTGQPSACGTAREVGTFSHRLPADMVVANPKHREATEKIWRMPNGTLNPVPGAPYVKIMRDLEDGKIKWIWVQVNNPWHNTANANHWLKAAREMDNFIVVSDPYPGISAKVADLILPTAMIYEKWGAYGNAERRTQHWRQQVLPVGEAMSDTWQMMEFSKRFKLKDFYGELKVNDKVTLPNVLDKIGEFGYTPETSLYDVLYATPAAKKFAPKDPIMENYDNTEVFGDKRNVKGGDGKVFKGCGFFVQKSLWEEYREFGVGHGHDLADFDTYHKVRGLRWPVVNGKETLWRFNKQYDVYARKEEGPGNFAFYGNKNAALPFGDLNKAGDGEKVSLKNRGKIFFRPYMEPAEQPSKEYPFWLCTGRVLEHWHSGTMTMRVPELYRAVPEALCYMHPDDAKKMGFEQNQEVWIESRRGKVKTKVDFRGRNKPPVGLVYVPWFDENVYINKVCLDATCPLSKETDYKKCAVKIYKA from the coding sequence ATGGACAGACGAGAATTTATAAAAAGTTCAGCAGTAGCAGCAGCGTGTGGCGCAGCTGGTATAGCAAGCCCAGCAAGTGCAGCAAAAAACGCTGAGGCTGGCTGGCGCTGGGATAAAGCAGTTTGCCGCTTTTGCGGTACAGGTTGTGGTATTATGGTTGCCACAAAAGATGGTAAAATCGTAGCTTCAAAAGGCGATCCATTAGCTCCGGTTAACCGTGGACTAAACTGCATAAAAGGATATTTTAACGCAAAAATCATGTACGGCGAAGACCGCATTACAAAACCACTTCTTAGAGTAAATGCTAAAGGCGAGTTTGATAAAAAAGGTAAATTCCAAGAAGTTAGCTGGCAAAGAGCCTTTGACGAGATGGAAAAACAACTTCGCAAAACTTATAAAGAACTAGGGCCAACTGGCATAGGTGTATTTGGTAGTGGTCAATACACTATCCAAGAGGGCTACGCAGCTGTTAAGCTAATAAAAGGTGGCTTTCGCTCAAACAATATAGACCCTAACGCTCGCCACTGTATGGCATCAGCGGTTGTTGGCTTTATGCAAACCTTTGGAATAGATGAGCCATCAGGCTGCTATGATGATATAGAGCTAACTGATACTATCGTAACTTGGGGTGCGAACATGGCTGAAATGCACCCAATTCTATGGTCACGCGTAAGCGATGCTAAGCTAAACAATCCAGATCGTGTAAAAGTAGTAAACCTATCTACTTACTCAAATAGAACTTCAAACATAGCAGACTTTGAGATCATTTTCCGCCCTCAAACTGACTTGCTTATCTGGAACTACATAGCACACGAGATTCTTTATAATAAACCAGAGGCTATGGATGAAGAGTTTGTCAAAAATCACTGCACCTTCACAACTGGCCCAGTAGATATCGGCTATGGTATGAGAAACAATCCAAATCACCCAAAATTTGCTGATAGCGAAAAAGACACAGTAGCAAAAGAGCTAAAAACTATAATCAGCAAGGCTGAGGCTGTAACTTTAGGCTTTAAAGGTGTAAAAGAAGGTGATGTAATGGAAAATAAAAACGCCAGCAAACCTGATGCTCACTGGCAAATCGGCTTTAAGGACTTCAAAAAAGGTCTAGAGCCTTACACACTTGATTTTGTCGCACCTATCGTCAAAGGCGATGATAATGAGGACCTAGGCGAGTTTAAGAAAAAACTTCAAGCCCTAGCTGATCTTTACCTAGAAAAAGCACGCAAAGTTGTAAGCTTTTGGACTATGGGCTTTAACCAACACCAAAGAGGTACTTGGGTAAACGAACAAGCCTACATGGTTCACTTCTTGCTTGGCAAACAAAGCATGCCAGGAAATGGCGCATTTTCTCTAACAGGTCAACCATCAGCCTGTGGAACTGCAAGAGAGGTAGGAACATTCTCTCACCGTCTTCCAGCTGACATGGTAGTAGCAAATCCAAAACACAGAGAAGCAACTGAGAAAATCTGGCGCATGCCAAATGGCACTCTAAATCCAGTCCCAGGTGCTCCATATGTAAAAATCATGCGTGATCTTGAAGATGGCAAGATAAAATGGATCTGGGTTCAAGTAAATAACCCTTGGCACAACACAGCAAATGCAAATCACTGGCTAAAAGCAGCCCGTGAAATGGATAACTTCATCGTAGTAAGCGATCCATATCCAGGCATCAGCGCAAAAGTAGCTGATCTAATCCTACCAACTGCGATGATATACGAAAAATGGGGTGCTTATGGTAATGCTGAGCGTAGAACTCAACACTGGCGTCAACAAGTGCTTCCAGTAGGTGAGGCTATGAGTGATACTTGGCAAATGATGGAGTTTAGCAAACGCTTTAAACTAAAAGACTTTTATGGCGAGCTAAAAGTAAATGATAAAGTTACTTTGCCTAATGTGCTTGACAAGATTGGTGAGTTTGGCTACACACCAGAAACTAGCCTATATGATGTGCTTTATGCCACACCAGCTGCGAAAAAATTCGCTCCAAAAGATCCTATCATGGAAAACTATGATAACACAGAAGTATTTGGCGATAAAAGAAATGTAAAAGGCGGTGATGGTAAAGTATTTAAAGGCTGTGGATTCTTTGTTCAAAAATCACTTTGGGAAGAATACCGTGAGTTTGGTGTAGGACACGGTCACGACCTAGCTGACTTTGATACTTATCACAAAGTCCGTGGTCTAAGATGGCCAGTGGTTAATGGCAAAGAGACATTGTGGAGATTTAACAAACAATACGATGTTTATGCTAGAAAAGAAGAAGGACCAGGTAATTTCGCATTCTATGGCAATAAAAATGCAGCACTGCCATTTGGCGATCTAAATAAAGCTGGCGATGGTGAGAAAGTAAGCCTAAAAAATAGAGGTAAAATCTTCTTCCGTCCTTATATGGAACCAGCAGAACAACCAAGCAAAGAATATCCTTTCTGGCTATGTACTGGACGCGTGCTAGAGCACTGGCATTCAGGCACTATGACTATGCGTGTACCTGAGCTATATCGTGCGGTACCTGAGGCGCTTTGCTACATGCACCCAGATGATGCAAAAAAAATGGGCTTTGAGCAAAACCAAGAAGTATGGATAGAAAGCCGCCGTGGTAAAGTAAAAACAAAAGTAGACTTTAGAGGTAGAAATAAACCACCTGTTGGTCTTGTTTATGTGCCTTGGTTTGATGAAAATGTATATATCAACAAGGTTTGTTTGGATGCTACTTGTCCACTATCAAAAGAAACTGACTACAAAAAATGTGCGGTGAAAATCTATAAAGCATAA
- a CDS encoding FeoA family protein produces the protein MSLNELKINQSAKIMRITAGDELRDRLFSLGLSEGKKLLKINSTLGKNTVAIELERTCVILRSNEAEHIFVELN, from the coding sequence ATGAGTTTAAACGAACTAAAAATAAACCAAAGCGCAAAAATCATGCGTATCACAGCTGGCGATGAGCTTAGAGATAGACTTTTTAGCCTTGGTCTTAGCGAGGGCAAAAAACTGCTAAAAATCAACTCAACACTAGGCAAAAACACCGTAGCCATCGAGCTAGAACGCACCTGTGTGATACTTCGCAGCAACGAAGCTGAGCATATTTTTGTAGAACTAAACTAA
- a CDS encoding WD40 repeat domain-containing protein, with translation MFVKKFLAASIFAAVCLGDMSFKMPANITALKASNNGIFVGLDDGELGVFKNEQFSALTTLPKISNHFGKDQSSKIYQISELNGQIAAISEADELGKNVILIINAKTKIIPSPVAMLKQVLFLDENTLLLIGPNCEINYYDIKSEKITHTSKFTISGFEKAVFSTDRKSLLLACEGGIVFYYDLGAKKLSKEEALHKDRIYDIAVYENRLLTGTPERKARYFDGAKETWYDTRFPVYKVALNSDIGAFSKEKSIVIIDKNGKEIKEIPYTGTLLTDLEFLPNGELVGAGYDNNLYFWEAK, from the coding sequence ATGTTTGTTAAAAAATTTCTAGCTGCTAGTATTTTTGCTGCTGTTTGCCTAGGCGATATGAGCTTTAAAATGCCAGCAAATATAACCGCACTAAAAGCTAGCAATAATGGTATCTTTGTAGGGCTTGATGATGGCGAGCTTGGAGTGTTTAAAAATGAGCAGTTTAGCGCTCTAACAACTCTGCCAAAAATCTCAAATCACTTTGGCAAAGACCAAAGCTCAAAAATATATCAAATAAGCGAGCTAAATGGGCAAATAGCTGCTATTAGCGAAGCTGATGAACTAGGAAAAAATGTAATTTTAATCATAAATGCTAAAACAAAAATCATACCATCGCCGGTTGCTATGCTAAAGCAAGTGCTATTTTTGGATGAAAATACCCTGCTTTTAATCGGCCCAAACTGCGAAATAAACTACTATGATATAAAAAGTGAAAAAATCACACACACAAGTAAATTTACAATCTCAGGCTTTGAAAAAGCTGTATTCAGCACCGACCGAAAAAGCCTATTGCTAGCTTGCGAGGGCGGAATAGTCTTTTACTACGACCTAGGCGCAAAAAAACTAAGCAAAGAAGAAGCTTTACACAAAGACCGCATTTATGATATAGCCGTGTATGAAAACCGCTTGCTAACAGGTACGCCAGAGCGAAAAGCACGCTATTTTGATGGGGCAAAAGAAACTTGGTATGATACGAGATTTCCAGTATATAAAGTGGCTTTAAATAGCGATATAGGCGCATTTAGCAAAGAAAAAAGCATAGTTATAATTGACAAAAACGGCAAAGAAATAAAAGAAATTCCCTACACAGGCACACTTTTAACTGATTTAGAATTCCTACCAAATGGCGAGCTAGTAGGAGCTGGATATGATAATAATCTATACTTCTGGGAGGCAAAATGA
- the lgt gene encoding prolipoprotein diacylglyceryl transferase: protein MDTWNNIYSSFDPLAFSIFGFNVYWYSLCYITALLLALILAKYFVKLYKIPIAEKMLDNYFIWAELGVILGARLGYIIIYDTNTVFYLSAPWQIFNPYANGEFVGIRGMSYHGAVLGFIIATFLFCRRHKQDLWLYLDLCALSIPLAYFFGRIGNFLNQELFGRETDLVSTPWAIIVDGIPRHPSQLYEGVLEGFGVFFALLIAKRFQKANGELIALYAIFYTLARFICEFYRQPDAQLGFLIFGLSMGQLLSLLMFGAGILLLFYLKSSKNVKKCKNFVNNNKKSQNFK from the coding sequence TTGGATACTTGGAACAACATTTATAGCAGTTTTGACCCACTTGCTTTTAGTATTTTTGGCTTCAATGTTTATTGGTATAGCCTTTGCTATATCACAGCTTTGCTTTTGGCTTTAATTTTGGCAAAGTATTTTGTAAAACTATACAAAATTCCTATTGCTGAAAAAATGCTAGATAATTATTTTATCTGGGCAGAACTAGGCGTGATACTTGGTGCGCGCCTTGGCTATATCATCATTTACGATACAAACACAGTCTTTTATCTAAGCGCTCCTTGGCAGATTTTTAATCCTTACGCAAACGGCGAGTTTGTAGGCATCCGTGGCATGAGCTATCATGGTGCGGTGCTTGGCTTTATTATTGCTACCTTTCTTTTTTGTCGCAGACATAAACAGGATTTGTGGCTATATTTAGACCTTTGTGCGCTTAGCATTCCGCTTGCGTATTTTTTTGGGCGAATTGGCAATTTTTTAAACCAAGAGCTCTTTGGCAGAGAAACAGACTTGGTAAGCACGCCGTGGGCGATAATCGTGGATGGTATCCCAAGGCATCCTAGCCAGCTTTATGAGGGAGTTTTAGAGGGTTTTGGAGTGTTTTTTGCCCTGCTAATTGCCAAAAGATTTCAAAAAGCAAATGGCGAGCTAATTGCGCTATATGCTATATTCTACACACTAGCACGCTTTATTTGCGAGTTTTATAGGCAGCCTGATGCGCAGCTTGGTTTTTTGATTTTTGGACTTTCTATGGGACAGCTGCTCTCACTTCTTATGTTTGGGGCTGGAATTTTGCTTTTATTTTACTTAAAAAGCTCAAAAAATGTAAAAAAATGTAAAAATTTTGTAAATAACAACAAAAAAAGCCAAAATTTTAAGTAA
- a CDS encoding 4Fe-4S dicluster domain-containing protein, which produces MNRREFLGKFLPKQNSNLGNSRVSKPESFDSENSPTEAQKLQINTTTCLAWNDVVCSSCADVCHARAIEFLGLFRPVINEKCDNCNECISSCFKGAINVC; this is translated from the coding sequence ATGAATAGGCGAGAGTTTTTGGGCAAGTTTTTGCCTAAGCAAAACTCAAACTTAGGGAATTCTAGAGTTTCTAAGCCAGAAAGCTTTGATAGCGAGAATTCCCCAACAGAGGCACAAAAACTACAAATAAACACCACTACTTGCCTAGCATGGAATGATGTAGTTTGTAGTAGTTGCGCTGATGTATGTCATGCTAGGGCGATAGAGTTTTTAGGACTTTTTCGCCCAGTTATAAATGAAAAATGTGATAATTGCAATGAGTGCATAAGCTCATGTTTTAAAGGAGCGATAAATGTTTGTTAA
- a CDS encoding CZB domain-containing protein — MSEFTRKFAALTEQSHNIQKSSTFIANSIFFNLVKLDHIAFKVNGYNRVFNRTGETLADHTSCRMGKWYTGKGKETFGKLPEFTKLEAPHKAVHDKINSAISLAKKCDDFECQNNKPQIIESLIAAEAASLQLFDTFKELSCNAKRNLEALLEKEGQSN, encoded by the coding sequence ATCAGCGAATTTACACGAAAATTCGCAGCTCTAACTGAGCAATCACATAATATCCAAAAATCAAGCACTTTCATCGCAAATAGCATTTTCTTTAACCTAGTTAAGCTTGACCACATTGCCTTTAAAGTAAATGGATACAATAGAGTATTTAATAGAACTGGCGAGACTCTAGCTGATCACACTTCTTGTCGTATGGGTAAATGGTATACTGGCAAAGGCAAAGAGACTTTTGGCAAACTGCCTGAGTTTACTAAGCTTGAAGCACCTCACAAAGCAGTTCATGATAAAATCAATTCTGCTATTTCTCTGGCTAAAAAATGTGATGATTTCGAGTGCCAAAACAACAAACCTCAAATCATCGAGAGCCTTATAGCAGCTGAGGCAGCATCACTACAACTATTTGATACCTTTAAAGAGCTTTCTTGCAATGCAAAAAGAAACCTTGAAGCTCTACTAGAAAAAGAAGGTCAATCAAACTAA
- a CDS encoding nitrate reductase cytochrome c-type subunit yields MKKIALIAASLALLASCGIAKTIDDAKFGLRGDLNNDDVKSRNIEWKQAAAGESKLIERSFENAPPMISHDISDFGEITKDNNACLSCHLPDVAAALNATPVPKTHLIKMENQKDLGGALSQERFNCTQCHAPQADAKPLVKNNFKADFRTADGKKKSNLIDILNQGAN; encoded by the coding sequence ATGAAAAAAATTGCTTTAATAGCCGCTAGTTTAGCTCTGCTAGCAAGTTGCGGTATAGCAAAAACTATTGATGATGCGAAATTTGGTCTTCGTGGTGATCTAAACAACGATGATGTGAAAAGTAGAAATATTGAGTGGAAGCAAGCAGCAGCTGGCGAGAGCAAGCTAATTGAGCGTAGCTTTGAGAACGCTCCACCGATGATTTCACATGATATTAGTGATTTTGGCGAGATTACAAAAGACAATAACGCTTGTCTTAGCTGTCACTTGCCAGATGTAGCAGCAGCACTAAATGCTACTCCAGTGCCAAAAACTCACCTTATAAAAATGGAAAACCAAAAAGACCTTGGCGGCGCACTAAGCCAAGAGCGTTTTAACTGTACTCAGTGCCACGCTCCACAAGCTGATGCAAAACCACTTGTGAAAAATAATTTCAAGGCTGATTTTAGAACTGCTGATGGCAAGAAAAAATCAAACTTGATAGATATTTTAAATCAAGGTGCTAACTAA
- a CDS encoding fumarate reductase cytochrome b subunit, producing MVNTTIEGYLGKRADCKKSRLPAKLDLIQSGTGLFLGLFMWAHMLFVATILLGKDAFNTVVHIMELRFLSSSPYMTYATTVVACGVLIIFFVHAALGMRKMPINWRQWRLYRGHATRMNHGDTSLWWIQACTGFIMFFLGSAHLIIIATSDGLSADMSSQRVFTHLMWLFYLVLLFSVELHGGIGLYRLCMKWGWFDGANPKETRAKLKKAKWVISVFFLVLGLLSLAAFLKIGYYNFNNIDGNSWQTSAYTMEAK from the coding sequence ATGGTAAACACTACTATCGAGGGATATCTAGGCAAAAGAGCAGATTGTAAAAAATCTCGCCTTCCTGCCAAGCTAGACCTAATCCAAAGTGGAACTGGCCTATTTCTAGGTCTTTTTATGTGGGCGCACATGCTATTTGTGGCGACTATTTTGTTAGGCAAAGATGCCTTTAACACTGTGGTTCATATCATGGAGCTACGCTTTTTAAGCTCATCTCCTTATATGACTTACGCAACTACTGTAGTAGCTTGTGGTGTGCTTATTATTTTCTTTGTGCACGCAGCTCTTGGTATGCGCAAGATGCCTATTAACTGGCGTCAGTGGAGACTATACCGCGGACATGCAACTCGCATGAATCACGGCGATACTAGTCTATGGTGGATTCAGGCATGTACTGGATTTATTATGTTCTTCTTGGGCTCAGCTCACCTTATTATTATCGCTACTAGCGATGGTCTTTCAGCTGATATGAGCTCTCAGCGTGTATTTACTCACCTTATGTGGCTATTTTATCTAGTGCTACTATTTAGCGTAGAGCTACACGGTGGTATCGGTCTATACAGACTATGTATGAAATGGGGCTGGTTCGATGGTGCAAATCCAAAAGAAACTCGTGCTAAACTTAAAAAAGCAAAATGGGTTATTAGCGTATTTTTCTTAGTTCTTGGACTTCTTAGCCTTGCAGCTTTCTTAAAAATCGGCTATTACAACTTTAACAATATAGATGGCAACTCTTGGCAAACATCAGCTTACACTATGGAGGCTAAATAA
- the napH gene encoding quinol dehydrogenase ferredoxin subunit NapH — MMKFTFVRHLVQIGILVLFVLGNLGIFKFLEGNLSGSKLLGVLHLNDPFAALQLFLAGLALSTTAVIGAIIVLVFYALIAPRAFCGWVCPVNIVTDLANYIRTKIGITKNLASFSPKARYYLLVLSLVLSAIFHIAAFESVSYIGALTRSVVYLGGSFFAIFVAILLVDIFVQKRFICGHLCPLGAFWAVASKFSLIRIKYSLDKCKKCNECLRVCPETSTLNMVGKSDGLVSSECISCGRCVEICNDDALNFTILNFGDKK; from the coding sequence ATGATGAAGTTTACTTTTGTTCGTCACCTTGTTCAAATAGGAATTCTAGTTTTGTTTGTGCTAGGAAATCTTGGAATATTCAAGTTCCTAGAAGGCAATCTTAGTGGCTCAAAACTACTTGGAGTTTTACACTTAAACGACCCTTTTGCAGCACTTCAGTTATTTTTGGCTGGACTTGCGCTTAGCACTACAGCTGTAATAGGTGCTATTATCGTGCTAGTATTTTACGCACTCATTGCGCCTAGGGCTTTTTGTGGTTGGGTTTGTCCAGTAAATATAGTAACTGATTTGGCAAACTACATCCGTACAAAAATAGGTATAACAAAAAATCTAGCAAGCTTTAGCCCAAAAGCACGCTATTATTTGTTAGTTTTAAGCCTTGTGCTAAGTGCGATTTTTCACATCGCAGCCTTTGAGAGTGTAAGCTATATTGGTGCTTTAACTCGCTCTGTAGTTTATCTTGGCGGTAGCTTTTTTGCGATTTTTGTAGCGATTTTGCTAGTAGATATTTTTGTTCAAAAACGCTTTATTTGTGGGCATTTGTGTCCGCTTGGAGCTTTTTGGGCTGTGGCTAGTAAGTTCTCGCTAATTCGCATAAAATATAGCCTAGATAAATGTAAAAAGTGTAATGAGTGCCTTAGGGTTTGCCCTGAGACAAGTACGCTTAATATGGTAGGCAAAAGCGATGGTCTAGTAAGTAGTGAGTGTATAAGCTGTGGGCGATGCGTCGAGATTTGTAATGACGATGCGCTAAACTTTACTATCTTAAATTTTGGAGATAAAAAATGA